One genomic segment of Brassica napus cultivar Da-Ae chromosome A3, Da-Ae, whole genome shotgun sequence includes these proteins:
- the LOC111201856 gene encoding uncharacterized protein LOC111201856 has protein sequence MDGNAFLFRVPCPHARRRILKQCLWQVDGQTMFVAKWAPGVTPEKPALSTVPVWLDFHGVPLQFFNRDALKEIAGLVGHPLYLHPSTENLTNIEVAKVYTVIDPRTPLPEAVNAQFECGEVVRIGVSCPWLPSLCSHCSKVGHTISKCPAAPPRCLICRSVKHSTDACTRTNSNKDNGKAPIPSQYPIVGSSGTGLQNQKRSVPILSKGKPPASKRWERSDKMNKIDPPLIAPPSVLSSRQIANFEQHDVSIGRLFVDLRPENYESPIASSKGTSEDDDPDPDSEGLSNDEDNPDDEDDQFIRVISQRGFNDKIKRSGFRKWLRKNKPIFGGLLETHVSSIKAVSIINRVFPGWHYECNYEFSELGKIWLLWHPSVTVSVLHKSLQCISCSVRLPFVALELAVTLVYGSNCRKMRRELWSELSYLSVQAPMASSPWAVVGDFNQILDSSENSSASAAYSTRGMRDFLNCTISAALSDLPYCGNSLTWSNNQGLTVISKKLDRILVNDVWLSSFPDSLGVFGDPGISDHSPCCIFLDASKPKVKHPFKFYTMLNDNPEFHEIISECWNSLPFEGTFMLRVSKKLKELKSIIRTFSKGNYSGIEKRVSEAFDVLTHCQRVLLSSPTPQAGLEEKKAYEKWSLLAKAEESFYHQRSHVTWLDKGDSNTPFYHRFVRARNSINQILFLKDDLGNIIDTKEGIMNHALEYYENLLGRYSPPTTSTLDDISQLLDYRCPHAVSEALLTPVSPLDIQQVFFSLPKNKAPGPDGYPVEFFTSHWKTVGGDMILAVQEFFSTGRLLQQWNSTILTLIPKKQNSTLISDFRPISCCNTTYKVISKILANRLKQVLPSVISNTQSAFIPGRLLVENVLLATELIQGYNWKNISKRSMLKVDLKKAFDSLDWSFILLILRALRFPDFFVQLISQCITTTRFSVAVNGELGGYFRGTRGLRQGDPLSPYLFVLAMEVLAQLLNKDYVNRLIGYHPLATDPAVTHLAFADDIMVFFDGQHSSLERIAETLDSFSAWSGLSMNRQKTDLFVAGMSPTEASDLSSLGFSLGSLPVRYLGLPLMHRKLQICDYRPLMDQLKRRFSSWSSRALSYAGRRQLLSTVIFGTLNFWFSSFILPKGCIKAIESLCSRFLWNGNITSRSKAKISWKSVCLPQSEGGLGLRDLTTWNQTLSLKLIWLLHCEDESLWASWTKTNRLKGESIWSIDAEKQRSWIWKSILHLRPLSERFIRCEVGNGTSASFWFDNWLPLGPLIKFFGYNGPQHIGVPLHAKIREICPNEGWLLRPARSPKAEQLQILLCTLPLPARSLAPDVYKWCVNDLSLAKFTTSLTWEAIRNRGEQAVWAPLVWFKGHIPRHAFHMWVTQQDRLPTRARLATWDPGIDASCLLCVGCVETRDHLFLRCSFSEQVWHLITKRLGYRPTLFHTWTAFGDWLSSSDSTCPTTLRRLAAQATIYKLWSERNNRLHNATSSTPQRIFKDLDRLIRNSILARKERRKFRGLMQLHFNDIHIFIKKKKISSFISSLMSLAIKLLFIFFIIDFSVAKYITNKDSIVKQDNQDVYMSHIDYSNFFKQKIEGWQREADERYPSWTNSNNKGHLDSSFFLQGEAQNYLRHWKELKNRKGYPYADLQKKIGVLWPHQVGNCPEFEAPHLLTYIMHGLSRHG, from the exons ATGGATGGAAATGCCTTTCTCTTTCGAGTTCCTTGCCCACATGCTAGGCGCAGGATACTCAAACAGTGCTTATGGCAAGTCGACGGCCAAACAATGTTTGTTGCAAAGTGGGCTCCGGGTGTCACTCCAGAGAAACCAGCTTTATCTACTGTTCCGGTCTGGCTTGACTTCCATGGAGTCCCTCTGCAATTCTTCAACAGAGATGCTCTAAAGGAGATAGCAGGCCTTGTGGGTCATCCCCTGTACCTTCACCCGTCTACAGAGAACCTCACTAACATTGAAGTGGCTAAGGTGTATACTGTGATTGATCCGCGGACGCCGCTACCGGAGGCAGTAAATGCTCAATTCGAGTGCGGAGAAGTGGTGAGAATAGGGGTCTCGTGCCCTTGGCTCCCGTCGCTGTGCTCTCACTGTTCCAAAGTTGGGCACACCATCTCTAAATGTCCAGCTGCTCCTCCTCGTTGCTTGATTTGCAGATCTGTAAAGCACTCCACGGATGCTTGTACCAGAACAAATTCAAACAAGGATAATGGTAAAGCTCCAATTCCCAGCCAATACCCCATCGTTGGATCTTCTGGAACGGGTTTACAGAATCAGAAGAGATCTGTTCCAATCCTCTCAAAGGGAAAGCCTCCTGCCTCGAAACGCTGGGAGCGATCAGACAAGATGAACAAAATCGATCCCCCCCTTATAGCTCCTCCTTCCGTATTGTCATCACGTCAAATAGCCAACTTTGAGCAACATGATGTCTCAATAGGCAGGCTCTTTGTTGATCTTCGACCTGAGAATTATGAGTCACCTATTGCCTCTTCTAAAGGTACCTCTGAAGATGATGATCCTGATCCTGACTCAGAAGGGTTATCTAACGATGAAGACAATccagatgatgaagatgatcaGTTCATTCGTGTTATATCGCAAAG GGGTTTCAATGATAAAATAAAGCGTAGCGGCTTTCGGAAATGGTTGCGGAAAAATAAGCCAATTTTCGGGGGCTTGTTGGAGACACATGTCAGTAGTATCAAGGCAGTGTCTATCATAAACAGAGTTTTCCCAGGATGGCATTACGAATGTAATTATGAATTCTCGGAGTTAGGAAAGATTTGGCTTCTGTGGCACCCTTCGGTTACTGTCTCGGTGCTACACAAGTCGCTCCAATGTATCTCTTGCTCAGTAAGGCTTCCCTTTGTTGCTCTAGAGCTTGCTGTCACTCTGGTCTACGGCTCAAACTGCAGGAAAATGCGTAGGGAACTATGGTCCGAGCTCTCGTACCTATCTGTCCAAGCGCCTATGGCCTCTTCTCCTTGGGCAGTCGTAGGCGATTTCAATCAGATTCTGGATTCATCTGAGAACTCTTCTGCCTCTGCCGCTTACTCAACTCGTGGCATGAGGGATTTTCTTAATTGTACTATCTCAGCTGCTCTATCCGACCTTCCTTATTGTGGAAACTCGCTTACATGGTCTAATAATCAAGGTCTCACGGTCATCTCTAAAAAGCTTGATCGAATTCTGGTAAATGATGTATGGCTTTCTTCTTTTCCTGATTCTCTTGGTGTGTTTGGAGACCCGGGTATCTCAGATCACAGTCCATGCTGTATCTTCCTTGACGCCTCCAAGCCCAAAGTCAAACATCCGTTCAAGTTCTACACCATGCTAAATGACAATCCAGAGTTTCATGAAATCATCTCTGAGTGCTGGAACTCCTTACCATTTGAAGGGACATTTATGCTTAGGGTTtctaagaaattaaaagaattgAAGAGCATCATCAGAACTTTCAGCAAAGGAAATTACTCAGGGATAGAAAAAAGAGTTTCTGAAGCTTTTGATGTTCTTACTCACTGTCAGCGTGTTCTCCTATCTTCTCCTACACCTCAAGCCGGCTTGGAAGAAAAGAAAGCTTATGAAAAATGGTCCCTGCTTGCCAAGGCTGAAGAGTCTTTCTACCATCAGAGATCACATGTAACTTGGTTAGACAAGGGCGACTCAAACACACCCTTTTATCACCGATTCGTAAGAGCACGGAATTCCATCAATCAGATTTTGTTCCTCAAGGATGATCTGGGTAATATTATTGACACCAAGGAAGGGATAATGAATCATGCTCTGGAATATTACGAGAATTTGCTTGGTAGATATTCACCTCCAACAACATCCACCTTGGATGATATCTCCCAGCTTCTCGATTATAGATGCCCTCATGCTGTGTCTGAAGCTCTTCTAACCCCTGTTTCTCCCTTGGATATTCAACAAGTTTTCTTCTCCCTGCCAAAGAACAAGGCGCCTGGTCCAGACGGTTATCCAGTAGAGTTCTTCACTTCTCATTGGAAAACTGTTGGAGGAGATATGATTTTGGCAGTACAGGAGTTTTTCTCTACGGGTAGGCTGCTTCAACAATGGAATTCAACGATATTAACCCTCATCCCAAAGAAGCAGAACTCTACCTTAATCTCTGATTTTCGGCCTATATCGTGCTGCAACACAACGTACAAAGTAATCTCAAAGATTCTCGCAAATAGGCTGAAACAAGTACTGCCATCAGTTATCTCCAACACGCAATCTGCGTTCATTCCCGGAAGACTGCTGGTAGAAAACGTCCTTTTGGCAACAGAGTTAATCCAAGGCTACAACTGGAAGAATATCTCCAAGCGATCTATGCTTAAGGTTGATCTAAAGAAGGCTTTTGACTCTCTTGATTGGAGTTTTATTTTGCTTATCTTACGAGCCTTACGGTTCCCGGACTTCTTTGTTCAACTGATCTCCCAATGCATCACAACGACGCGTTTCTCAGTTGCTGTCAATGGCGAGCTTGGAGGTTATTTTAGGGGTACGCGCGGCCTTCGCCAAGGCGATCCGCTGTCCCCATATTTGTTTGTTCTAGCCATGGAAGTCCTAGCTCAGCTCTTAAACAAAGACTATGTAAACAGGCTCATTGGGTATCATCCGCTTGCTACTGATCCGGCTGTGACGCACCTTGCCTTTGCCGACGATATTATGGTTTTCTTTGATGGTCAGCATAGCTCTCTCGAACGGATTGCGGAAACGCTAGACAGTTTCTCTGCTTGGTCAGGCCTCTCGATGAATCGTCAAAAAACTGATCTCTTCGTCGCAGGAATGAGCCCGACAGAAGCCTCAGACTTATCCAGCCTCGGCTTCTCTCTTGGCTCGCTTCCTGTTCGATACCTAGGTCTCCCATTAATGCACCGTAAGCTCCAGATCTGCGATTACAGACCGCTAATGGACCAGCTCAAGAGGCGTTTTTCTTCCTGGTCAAGTAGAGCCCTCTCCTATGCTGGAAGAAGGCAGCTACTCTCCACTGTCATCTTTGGAACTCTGAACTTCTGGTTTTCAAGCTTCATCTTACCCAAAGGCTGCATAAAGGCAATTGAATCCCTTTGCTCAAGGTTTCTTTGGAATGGTAACATTACTAGTAGGTCTAAAGCTAAAATCTCTTGGAAGTCAGTATGTTTACCTCAATCAGAGGGGGGCTTAGGTTTGAGAGATCTTACTACTTGGAACCAGACTCTTTCTCTCAAGCTGATATGGCTGCTTCACTGCGAAGATGAATCCTTGTGGGCTTCTTGGACAAAAACAAATAGGCTAAAAGGCGAAAGCATTTGGAGCATCGATGCGGAAAAACAGCGCTCTTGGATTTGGAAATCCATCCTTCACCTCCGACCTTTATCTGAACGTTTCATAAGGTGTGAAGTGGGAAATGGAACTTCGGCCAGTTTCTGGTTCGATAACTGGCTGCCCTTAGGTCCTTTGATCAAGTTCTTTGGTTATAATGGTCCTCAGCATATTGGTGTCCCTCTTCATGCCAAGATTAGAGAAATTTGTCCTAATGAAGGTTGGCTTCTACGGCCTGCTAGATCACCTAAAGCAGAGCAACTTCAGATCTTACTCTGCACGTTGCCTCTACCAGCCCGATCCCTTGCTCCTGATGTTTATAAATGGTGTGTTAATGATCTCAGCTTAGCAAAGTTCACCACCAGTCTTACATGGGAAGCCATAAGGAATAGaggtgaacaagctgtttgGGCTCCTTTAGTCTGGTTCAAGGGCCACATTCCACGCCACGCCTTTCATATGTGGGTTACTCAGCAGGACAGGTTGCCTACTCGCGCAAGGCTTGCTACTTGGGATCCAGGTATTGATGCATCCTGCCTCCTTTGTGTTGGATGTGTTGAGACAAGGGACCATTTATTTCTCAGATGTAGTTTCAGTGAACAAGTGTGGCACCTCATAACCAAACGTCTAGGCTATCGGCCTACTCTGTTCCATACTTGGACAGCTTTTGGTGACTGGCTTAGTTCATCGGACTCTACCTGCCCCACAACGCTCCGTCGGCTTGCTGCACAAGCAACTATATACAAGCTTTGGTCAGAGCGTAATAACCGTCTTCATAACGCAACTTCCTCTACGCCTCAAAGGATCTTCAAAGACCTGGACAGGCTAATCCGGAACTCAATCCTTGCAAGGAAAGAGCGAAGGAAATTTAGAGGTCTAATGCAA CTTCATTTTAATGATATTcacatatttatcaaaaaaaaaaaaataagttcattCATCTCTTCTCTGATGTCTCTCGCCATAAAACTCTTGTTCATCTTCTTTATCATTGATTTCTCCGTCGCaaaatatattacaaataaaGATTCAATAGTAAAACAAGATAATCAAGATGTGTATATGTCACACATTGACTATTCCAATTTTTTCAAACAGAAGATTGAAGGATGGCAACGTGAAGCAGACGAGAGATACCCATCATGGACGAATAGCAACAACAAAGGTCATCTGGACAGCTCTTTTTTCCTACAAGGCGAAGCTCAAAATTACTTACGACATTGGAAGGAGTTGAAAAATCGTAAGGGATACCCATACGCTGACTTGCAGAAGAAGATAGGGGTGTTGTGGCCACACCAAGTTGGTAATTGTCCTGAATTTGAAGCCCCACATCTACTGACGTACATTATGCATGGTCTTAGTCGTCATGGCTAG
- the LOC106441304 gene encoding uncharacterized protein LOC106441304, translating to MSLAIKVIILFILVESSWGKYVVNPFVDEEKQINQGKSEIDYFDILRGTIRAWQREAEQKYPLWTSANYMERASYLQEKVRGYVQLWGKWKNHTEYPFGDLRNKLQGDLWPVEYGVQCHRYEGQIILTYLIYGLSAETD from the coding sequence ATGTCTCTGGCCATAAAAGTCATCATACTCTTCATATTGGTTGAATCTTCTTGGGGAAAGTATGTTGTAAATCCGTTTGTGGATGAggaaaaacaaatcaatcaagGTAAATCAGAGATTGACTATTTCGATATTTTGAGAGGGACGATTAGAGCATGGCAAAGAGAAGCCGAGCAAAAATACCCACTTTGGACATCCGCCAATTACATGGAGCGAGCTTCATACTTACAAGAGAAAGTTCGAGGTTATGTTCAGCTTTGGGGGAAGTGGAAAAATCATACAGAATACCCATTCGGTGACTTGCGGAACAAGCTTCAAGGTGACTTGTGGCCAGTAGAGTATGGTGTTCAATGTCATCGATACGAGGGTCAAATTATATTGACGTATCTTATATATGGCCTTAGTGCAGAAACTGACTGA
- the LOC106441034 gene encoding probable small nuclear ribonucleoprotein F isoform X2, with the protein MAVTTIPVNPKPFLNNLTGKTVIVKLKWGMEYKGFLASVDTYMNLQLGNTEEYIDGQLTGNLGEILIRCINVLYVRGVPEDEELGDAEQDLPVPVADFSVTGMECLSFLAIVSRPSYCGPKYI; encoded by the exons ATGGCTGTAACT ACCATACCGGTAAACCCGAAGCCGTTCTTGAACAACTTAACCGGAAAGACGGTTATCGTCAAGCTCAAATGGGGAATGGAATACAAAG GTTTCCTCGCCTCTGTTGACACCTACATGAACTTGCAG CTTGGAAACACTGAAGAATACATCGATGGACAGTTGACAGGAAACCTCGGAGAGATCTTGATCAG ATGCATCAACGTTTTGTATGTCCGAGGTGTGCCAGAAGATGAAGAACTCGGAGACGCTGAACAAGACTTGCCTGTGCCGGTTGCCGATTTTTCTGTAACTGGGATGGAATGCTTGTCGTTTCTAGCCATCGTTTCCAGGCCCTCATATTGCGGCCCAAAATACATATGA
- the LOC106441034 gene encoding probable small nuclear ribonucleoprotein F isoform X3, with the protein MATIPVNPKPFLNNLTGKTVIVKLKWGMEYKGFLASVDTYMNLQLGNTEEYIDGQLTGNLGEILIRCINVLYVRGVPEDEELGDAEQDLPVPVADFSVTGMECLSFLAIVSRPSYCGPKYI; encoded by the exons ATGGCT ACCATACCGGTAAACCCGAAGCCGTTCTTGAACAACTTAACCGGAAAGACGGTTATCGTCAAGCTCAAATGGGGAATGGAATACAAAG GTTTCCTCGCCTCTGTTGACACCTACATGAACTTGCAG CTTGGAAACACTGAAGAATACATCGATGGACAGTTGACAGGAAACCTCGGAGAGATCTTGATCAG ATGCATCAACGTTTTGTATGTCCGAGGTGTGCCAGAAGATGAAGAACTCGGAGACGCTGAACAAGACTTGCCTGTGCCGGTTGCCGATTTTTCTGTAACTGGGATGGAATGCTTGTCGTTTCTAGCCATCGTTTCCAGGCCCTCATATTGCGGCCCAAAATACATATGA
- the LOC106441034 gene encoding probable small nuclear ribonucleoprotein F isoform X1, whose protein sequence is MIIIGTVSMQTIPVNPKPFLNNLTGKTVIVKLKWGMEYKGFLASVDTYMNLQLGNTEEYIDGQLTGNLGEILIRCINVLYVRGVPEDEELGDAEQDLPVPVADFSVTGMECLSFLAIVSRPSYCGPKYI, encoded by the exons ATGATCATCATTGGGACTGTTTCTATGCAG ACCATACCGGTAAACCCGAAGCCGTTCTTGAACAACTTAACCGGAAAGACGGTTATCGTCAAGCTCAAATGGGGAATGGAATACAAAG GTTTCCTCGCCTCTGTTGACACCTACATGAACTTGCAG CTTGGAAACACTGAAGAATACATCGATGGACAGTTGACAGGAAACCTCGGAGAGATCTTGATCAG ATGCATCAACGTTTTGTATGTCCGAGGTGTGCCAGAAGATGAAGAACTCGGAGACGCTGAACAAGACTTGCCTGTGCCGGTTGCCGATTTTTCTGTAACTGGGATGGAATGCTTGTCGTTTCTAGCCATCGTTTCCAGGCCCTCATATTGCGGCCCAAAATACATATGA
- the LOC106441031 gene encoding uncharacterized protein LOC106441031: MAHQFPKRILQEGAETQMDKINNTCRRTLLKAVKVALKDEYEEVLKDPVFGPLLAIIENNLIYSGKIIHSFMCKQLRVSKLHELWFIFAKRPLRFSMQEFYAVTGLKYKEEPDVDFINWKNDKGFWANALKTNAKINLYTIRDELLKVCNEWSYVDRVRLVYLSIIQSFLMAKDWKVYIPQEYIRLVMDFEKLRMYPWGLRAYDELIASILRAREDVHTKNSYVLDGFSYAFQIWIMEAIPDIGSMVGKKIKKNVKKMRCRNWKGSGKVSYQDITSLESHFDKGELFTFISSTGDFDVIADTEFLREDEKKDERVGRIVELINAKQDWTHFDWEVESLPAHMDLSDSEQDEPADVAEEPSEQEEATVVAGEPAVTAKRGKRKLIDPGAESRKKQLLCQRAAEHNSGVSSEMKTFIEGLFTASFNSFKEVVQKDIHERFDNVANEVSQLKEQVSQLKGLSETVGKGNTSEILSPSATIGKDQGPSSHSTGPPAGKGKGKASANVDPPPVRRSPRPVREVTKK, from the exons ATGGCTCACCAGTTTCCTAAACGCATTCTTCAAGAAGGTGCTGAGACGCAAATGGATAAGATTAACAACACATGTAGAAGGACGCTTCTGAAGGCGGTAAAGGTGGCTCTGAAAGATGAGTATGAGGAAGTTTTGAAAGACCCTGTCTTCGGGCCTCTTCTGGCGATCATAGAGAACAACCTCATCTACTCAGGGAAGATTATTCACAGCTTCATGTGCAAGCAGCTCAGGGTTTCCAAGCTTCACGAGCTGTGGTTTATTTTTGCGAAGAGGCCTCTTAGGTTTTCTATGCAAGAATTTTATGCTGTGACTGGATTGAAGTACAAAGAGGAACCCGACGTAGACTTCATTAACTGGAAGAATGATAAGGGGTTCTGGGCTAATGCGCTGAAGACCAATGCGAAGATCAACTTATATACTATAAGGGATGAGCTCCTTAAGGTGTGTAACGAGTGGTCGTATGTGGACAGAGTGAGGTTAGTGTATCTGTCCATTATACAATCATTCCTCATGGCTAAGGATTGGAAAGTGTATATCCCTCAAGAATACATCCGCTTGgtgatggattttgagaaattgaGGATGTATCCTTGGGGTCTTCGCGCTTATGATGAGCTGATTGCATCAATACTCAGAGCAAGAGAAGATGTGCATACGAAGAACAGCTACGTGTTGGATGGATTCTCATATGCGTTTCAGATATGGATTATGGAGGCAATTCCAGACATTGGTTCTATGGtgggtaaaaaaataaaaaaaaacgtgaagAAAATGAGATGTAGGAATTGGAAAGGTAGTGGTAAAGTATCCTACCAAGATATCACCAGCCTAGAGTCCCACTTTGATAAG GGAGAGCTGTTCACATTTATATCATCTACTGGTGATTTCGATGTGATTGCTGATACTGAGTTCCTTAGGGAAGATGAAAAGAAGGACGAAAGAGTTGGTCGTATTGTTGAATTGATCAATGCGAAACAAGACTGGACGCATTTCGATTGGGAAGTTGAGTCTTTGCCTGCACATATGGACCTTTCTGATTCAGAACAAGATGAACCGGCTGATGTTGCAGAAGAACCGTCAGAACAAGAGGAAGCGACTGTAGTTGCAGGGGAACCGGCTGTTACTGCGAAAAGAGGCAAGCGCAAGCTAATTGATCCTGGTGCCGAGTCTCGAAAGAAACAACTGCTTTGTCAACGTGCGGCTGAACACAACAGTGGTGTCTCTAGTGAAATGAAGACCTTCATTGAAGGTTTGTTCACCGCTTCTTTCAACTCTTTTAAGGAAGTGGTGCAGAAGGACATACATGAGCGTTTTGACAACGTTGCCAATGAGGTGTCTCAACTCAAGGAACAAGTCTCTCAGCTTAAGGGTCTATCGGAAACAGTGGGAAAAGGCAACACATCCGAGATTCTCTCTCCTTCAGCAACAATTGGAAAAGACCAAGGACCATCATCTCATAGTACGGGTCCTCCCGCAGGAAAGGGAAAAGGCAAGGCATCTGCAAATGTGGATCCTCCTCCGGTTCGTCGTAGCCCTCGGCCAGTAAGAGAGGTAACCAAAAAATGA
- the LOC125607226 gene encoding uncharacterized protein At4g04775-like, with product MTNTKYHGAIPTRCWCGKKIVTYVSKTEENPYRRFFRCEIGLQRKKENHLFKWVDEALLDEIERMSEHQARVAEEIEDLRISMKKTVQEEVMNHKHSLDVGCVGTLFSLLCLWSKCD from the exons ATGACGAATACGAAATACCATGGAGCGATCCCTACCAGATGCTGGTGTGGAAAGAAGATtgtcacttatgtttcaaaaaCGGAAGAGAACCCATACAGACGATTCTTCAGATGTGAGATTGGTTTACAG agaaaaaaagaaaatcatcttTTTAAGTGGGTGGACGAAGCTCTGCTTGATGAGATTGAAAGGATGTCTGAGCATCAGGCGAGAGTTGCTGAGGAAATTGAAGATCTGAGAATTTCCATGAAGAAGACAGTGCAGGAAGAAGTTATGAACCATAAGCATTCGCTTGATGTAGGTTGCGTAGGAACCCTTTTCAGTTTGTTATGTCTCTGGTCCAAATGTGATTGA
- the LOC125607227 gene encoding uncharacterized protein LOC125607227: MDSQEEVEWCDKEKTNGNDVRFSLVDFVKEGQHFISKTLLKAAFEICAMKHNFDYKLVKSDKKMWYIRCADDDCSWRVRAEGLPGSSYFIIKKYVPHHSCAASKRKGSVRTASAKTIGTLVMHMYETAKEGPRSNDIVQYMRSEHGLEISYSLAWDAREYAINKVKGLPEEGYEKIPKYLHMMREANPGSHTSYERDSEGRFRFLFISFGQSLRGFYVAIRKVIVVDGTFLKSKYKGVLLVATALDGNSNLYPIAFGVVDSENDLAWNWFMRQLNAVIADEHSLAFVSDRNSSIAKAIANVYPQAHHGICIHHLLNNVVTYFSGKGVAGLVAKASKAYRAADFRKLFTAIYSISPEIGNYLIEADVRKWARCQFPGYRYDINTTNPAESINSALRTPREFPVIPLMDSIREMMTRWFFQRRTLSYKHSKPLTIAVEKKIDRRIEKGKKFKVFPISDDRFLVQGDTFDCMVDLVRRTCSCGKFDLMKIPCRHAIKAGFSVGIQAHTLTDDIYTTASWRTAYEESINPIGVPEDAWTVPSHVEQTKVLPPESRRAAGRRKKRRYETAEDKIRSSQGNQGSKGRKCSRCGIRGHDRRTCDRAI; encoded by the coding sequence ATGGATTCACAAGAAGAGGTTGAATGGTGTGACAAAGAGAAGACCAATGGAAATGATGTGCGATTTTCTTTGGTGGATTTTGTGAAGGAGGGTCAACATTTTATTTCGAAAACGCTTTTGAAGGCAGCATTCGAAATATGTGCAATGAAACATAATTTCGACTATAAGCTTGTCAAGTCGGATAAAAAAATGTGGTACATTCGTTGCGCAGATGATGATTGCAGCTGGCGTGTTCGTGCAGAGGGGTTACCTGGTTCatcttattttatcatcaaaaagTATGTACCTCATCATTCATGTGCTGCATCCAAAAGGAAGGGTTCTGTTCGGACAGCTTCAGCAAAAACAATTGGTACTCTGGTTATGCATATGTATGAAACTGCTAAAGAAGGGCCGAGATCTAATGATATAGTCCAGTATATGCGTTCAGAACATGGACTTGAGATATCCTATTCTTTGGCATGGGATGCACGTGAGTATGCAATCAACAAAGTGAAAGGCCTTCCAGAGGAAGGCTATGAAAAAATTCCCAAATACTTGCACATGATGAGGGAAGCTAATCCAGGGTCACACACGTCTTATGAAAGGGATTCTGAAGGGCGATTCAGATTCCTCTTCATCTCCTTTGGTCAGAGTCTTCGCGGTTTCTATGTTGCAATTCGGAAAGTTATTGTTGTGGATGGGACGTTCTTGAAGAGCAAATACAAAGGGGTATTACTGGTTGCTACTGCATTAGATGGAAACTCTAATTTATATCCTATTGCATTTGGAGTTGTCGACTCAGAGAATGACCTTGCGTGGAACTGGTTTATGAGACAACTTAATGCGGTCATTGCTGACGAGCATAGTTTAGCTTTTGTGTCTGATAGGAATTCCTCGATTGCTAAAGCTATTGCTAACGTGTACCCGCAAGCTCATCACGGAATTTGCATTCACCACTTGCTGAATAATGTCGTAACATATTTTAGTGGGAAAGGTGTGGCTGGTTtggttgcaaaggcttctaaagCTTATCGAGCTGCTGATTTTCGTAAGCTGTTCACTGCTATTTACTCTATTAGTCCTGAAATTGGAAATTATCTAATAGAAGCCGATGTGAGGAAGTGGGCTCGTTGTCAATTCCCGGGTTACAGGTATGATATCAACACTACTAACCCTGCGGAGTCGATAAATTCTGCTTTGCGTACGCCTAGAGAGTTTCCAGTAATACCTCTAATGGACAGCATTAGGGAAATGATGACTCGATGGTTTTTCCAACGTAGAACTTTAAGTTATAAGCACTCGAAGCCACTGACCAttgctgtggagaagaagatagACAGAAGGATTGAGAAGGGTAAAAAGTTTAAGGTCTTCCCGATTAGCGATGACAGGTTTTTGGTTCAAGGTGACACTTTTGACTGCATGGTTGACTTGGTCAGACGCACGTGTTCTTGTGGGAAGTTTGATCTGATGAAAATCCCATGCAGGCACGCCATAAAAGCAGGCTTCAGTGTTGGAATACAAGCACACACACTCACAGACGACATATACACTACTGCGTCATGGCGCACGGCTTATGAAGAAAGCATAAATCCTATTGGTGTCCCTGAAGATGCTTGGACTGTTCCATCTCATGTGGAGCAGACGAAAGTCCTTCCTCCAGAGTCTAGACGAGCTGCAGGTAGAAGAAAGAAACGCAGATACGAGACAGCCGAAGATAAGATCCGTTCGTCACAAGGAAATCAAGGCTCTAAAGGTCGCAAATGTAGCCGATGTGGGATTCGAGGGCACGATAGGAGAACATGTGATCGAGCAATATAG
- the LOC106441036 gene encoding probable small nuclear ribonucleoprotein F, whose product MIIIGTVSMQRFVLPPTLRFVSSFHHSWLPYIPVNPKPFLNNLTGKTVIVKLKWGMEYKGFLASVDSYMNLQLGNTEEYIDGQLTGNLGEILIRCNNVLYVQSVPEDKELGDAEQD is encoded by the exons ATGATCATCATTGGGACTGTTTCTATGCAG CGATTTGTACTTCCTCCCACTCTTCGATTCGTCTCTTCGTTCCATCACTCATGGCT ACCATATATACCAGTAAACCCGAAGCCGTTCTTGAACAACTTAACCGGAAAGACGGTTATCGTCAAGCTCAAATGGGGAATGGAATACAAAG GTTTCCTCGCCTCTGTTGACTCCTACATGAACTTGCAG CTTGGAAACACTGAAGAATACATTGATGGACAATTGACAGGAAACCTCGGAGAGATCTTGATCAG ATGCAACAATGTTTTGTACGTCCAAAGTGTGCCAGAAGATAAAGAACTCGGAGACGCTGAACAAGACTAG